A stretch of the Ananas comosus cultivar F153 linkage group 14, ASM154086v1, whole genome shotgun sequence genome encodes the following:
- the LOC109720820 gene encoding probable LRR receptor-like serine/threonine-protein kinase At2g24230, with amino-acid sequence MGFASLLCFLSLVLLVEHLACQEPNTDAFFVSHFVSKMGGVVPTSSNGSSLHVCSWGWVSCDAQMDKVLALRASGLRLSGPIPENTIAKLTKLEHLDLSDNDVTALSADIWEMGSSLRSLNLSFNRVNDSLPNNVGDFGKLESLDLSHNAFFGEIPTALSSISNLALLNLSSNRFEGEIPDAILRSKSLVSVDFSGNLLYGTLPDDFGNSMQSLEELNLAGNRINGSLPALSGLNSLTYLNLSGNLLHGSILGGFLKNLQVIDLSNNQFQGHILQVNLSSSFNGSSLVYLDLSMNELSGEFFDDLGHIPSLKHINLAFNRFSANNFPHLEQLSGLEYLNLSKTSLSGRIPPEFSQLVRLKTLDLSQNHISGQIPDLSAENLQILDLSVNNLTGNIPPSLQQKLPNMERFNFSYNNLTFCASQLSPQSYSSSFIGSRSDCPIAVNPNHIRRKEAKRRGFALALAIALSVFFLIVSLVCLALGYRKKRRSLSVKQLSYNEDQNISGPFSFQTDSTTWVADVKVATSVPVVIFEKPLSNFTFADLLNATSHFDRGTLLAEGRFGPVYRGFLPGGVQVAVKVLVHGSALTDEEAARELERLGRIKHPNLVPLTGYCLAGDQRIAIYEYMENGNLQNLLHDLPLGNQTTEDWSTDTWEDNNGEVHGITQEGIATWRFRHKIALGAARALAFLHHACIPQIVHRDVKASSIYFDSSMEPRLADFGLSKIAGTNLESDFSQGLPGYSPPEFSDSENSAATTKSDVYGFGVVLFELITGKKPLGDEYGDKGTSLASWARAMVKRNEGSSIIDPKIRETASEKEIEEALRIAYLCTADSPSKRPAMQQIVGLLKDIEPSV; translated from the coding sequence ATGGGTTTCGCCTCTCTCCTCTGCTTCCTCTCCCTCGTGCTTTTGGTCGAACACCTCGCGTGCCAGGAACCCAACACCGACGCGTTCTTCGTCTCCCACTTTGTCTCCAAGATGGGCGGGGTCGTCCCCACCTCCTCCAATGGCTCCTCTCTTCATGTATGCTCATGGGGGTGGGTCTCGTGCGATGCCCAGATGGATAAAGTCCTCGCCTTGCGCGCCTCGGGGCTCCGGCTCTCGGGCCCGATCCCGGAGAACACCATTGCTAAGCTCACAAAGCTCGAGCACCTCGACCTCAGCGACAACGACGTCACCGCGCTCTCCGCGGATATATGGGAGATGGGGAGCTCCCTGAGGAGCCTCAACCTCTCCTTCAACCGCGTCAATGACTCCCTCCCCAACAACGTCGGCGACTTCGGCAAGTTGGAAAGCTTGGACCTTTCCCACAATGCCTTCTTTGGTGAGATCCCTACTGCATTGAGCTCCATTTCAAATTTGGCCCTTTTAAACCTCAGCAGCAATCGATTCGAAGGCGAAATCCCCGACGCCATCCTCCGCTCCAAATCTCTGGTTTCCGTCGATTTCTCGGGCAATTTACTCTATGGTACTCTCCCTGATGATTTTGGGAATAGTATGCAATCTCTTGAGGAGTTGAACCTTGCAGGGAATAGGATCAATGGGAGTTTGCCCGCTTTGTCGGGGCTTAATTCGCTAACTTATCTCAATCTTTCGGGTAATCTTCTCCACGGATCGATCCTTGGGGGTTTTCTGAAGAATCTGCAGGTCATAGACTTGAGCAATAATCAGTTCCAAGGCCACATTTTGCAGGTAAATCTCAGCTCTAGCTTCAATGGCTCTTCGTTGGTTTATCTCGATTTGTCGATGAATGAACTCAGCGGGGAGTTCTTCGACGATTTGGGCCATATACCGTCGCTTAAGCATATTAATCTTGCATTCAATAGATTCTCTGCCAACAATTTCCCTCATTTAGAACAACTCTCCGGGTTGGAATACCTTAACCTGTCGAAAACCAGCCTCAGCGGCCGGATTCCGCCTGAATTCTCTCAATTGGTTCGATTGAAGACGTTGGACCTGTCGCAAAACCATATTTCTGGGCAAATTCCCGATTTGAGTGCCGAAAACCTCCAAATTCTCGACCTTTCGGTGAACAATCTCACCGGCAATATCCCTCCATCCCTTCAGCAGAAGCTACCTAACATGGAAAGATTCAACTTTTCCTACAACAATCTCACTTTTTGTGCTTCCCAGTTGTCACCCCAATCATATAGCTCTTCATTCATCGGATCTCGGAGTGATTGCCCGATTGCAGTAAACCCGAATCACATTCGAAGAAAAGAAGCGAAACGCAGAGGGTTCGCTCTCGCGCTCGCCATCGCCCTGTCGGTGTTCTTCTTGATAGTCAGTCTAGTTTGCCTTGCGCTTGGatacagaaagaaaagaagatcaTTGTCGGTTAAGCAACTATCCTACAACGAAGATCAAAACATCTCCGGCCCGTTTTCCTTTCAAACTGATTCCACGACTTGGGTCGCAGATGTTAAGGTTGCGACATCAGTCCCCGTGGTTATATTTGAGAAGCCGTTGTCGAACTTTACCTTCGCGGACCTCTTAAATGCGACTTCTCACTTTGATAGGGGAACTTTATTAGCTGAAGGGCGGTTCGGTCCGGTTTACCGAGGGTTTCTACCCGGCGGGGTTCAGGTAGCAGTGAAGGTGTTAGTTCACGGATCGGCGTTAACCGATGAGGAAGCCGCAAGGGAGCTCGAGCGGCTTGGCCGAATCAAGCACCCAAATTTAGTTCCTTTAACCGGCTATTGTCTCGCTGGAGATCAAAGGATTGCAATATACGAATATATGGAGAATGGAAATTTACAGAACTTGTTGCATGACTTGCCGTTAGGCAATCAAACGACCGAGGACTGGAGCACCGACACTTGGGAAGATAACAACGGGGAAGTACACGGCATCACGCAGGAAGGAATCGCAACATGGAGGTTTAGGCACAAGATCGCGCTGGGAGCGGCTCGGGCATTGGCTTTTTTGCATCATGCATGTATCCCTCAAATAGTTCACAGGGATGTGAAGGCGAGCAGCATTTACTTCGACTCGTCAATGGAGCCCAGGTTAGCCGATTTCGGGTTGTCGAAGATCGCAGGGACTAACTTGGAAAGCGACTTCTCTCAAGGGTTACCCGGGTATTCTCCTCCCGAGTTCTCCGACTCGGAGAACTCGGCCGCGACCACTAAATCGGACGTGTACGGCTTCGGAGTAGTGCTTTTCGAGCTTATAACAGGGAAGAAGCCTTTGGGGGATGAGTATGGCGACAAAGGGACTAGTTTGGCGAGCTGGGCTCGAGCAATGGTGAAGAGGAACGAGGGGTCGAGTATAATCGACCCGAAGATACGGGAAACGGCGTCGGAGAAGGAGATCGAGGAGGCGCTGCGGATCGCCTATCTCTGTACCGCGGATTCGCCTTCGAAGAGGCCGGCGATGCAGCAGATCGTCGGGCTCCTGAAGGATATCGAGCCAAGTGTTTGA